In Desulfofundulus kuznetsovii DSM 6115, the following are encoded in one genomic region:
- a CDS encoding tyrosine-type recombinase/integrase, with translation MAGWVEKRGENKWRLNVPGGTGPDGKRKVFRKNVEAPSKREAEKLLDLFAAEVLRGQYVEPSKLTFGQFVERWLRDYAEPNLAPKTVHRYRQMLETRILPAMGHLKIEQIKPLHLMEFCKNLQEDGIREDGKPGGLSERTILHHHRLISAILQDAVEWQVIPSNPASRVKPPRVKKQQAASYDETQFAALMEALEQEPLKYRVMVVLAVASGLRRGELMALEWKDIDFQKGTLEVRRAAQYLPGRGQFTKEPKTEESRRVVTLPPSVMYLLKEYKRHQAQERLKVGDLWQGSDRLFTTWDGRPMHIDTISKWFPAFLKRHNLPPLPFHGLRHTHASLLIGQGVHAKTISARLGHSNISTTMDIYGHALKSADREAAEKLDGILAGKRKQGQA, from the coding sequence ATGGCCGGCTGGGTTGAAAAGCGGGGGGAAAATAAATGGAGGCTGAACGTTCCGGGAGGAACGGGACCGGATGGTAAGCGGAAGGTGTTCAGAAAAAACGTTGAAGCGCCGTCCAAGCGGGAGGCTGAAAAGCTGCTGGACTTATTTGCCGCCGAAGTACTGCGGGGCCAGTATGTGGAACCGTCGAAGTTAACCTTCGGGCAGTTCGTTGAACGCTGGCTCCGGGATTACGCCGAACCCAACCTGGCACCAAAGACGGTCCACCGCTACAGGCAAATGCTTGAAACACGCATCCTGCCGGCTATGGGGCACCTGAAAATAGAACAGATCAAGCCCCTGCACCTGATGGAGTTTTGTAAAAACCTGCAGGAAGATGGCATCCGGGAGGACGGCAAACCCGGTGGATTGTCTGAAAGGACCATCCTGCACCACCACCGGCTGATTTCGGCCATCCTGCAGGACGCAGTGGAGTGGCAGGTTATCCCTTCCAACCCGGCCAGCAGGGTGAAGCCGCCCAGGGTGAAGAAGCAACAGGCCGCCAGCTATGATGAAACCCAGTTCGCTGCACTCATGGAGGCACTGGAACAGGAACCCTTGAAGTACAGGGTAATGGTGGTCCTGGCCGTAGCAAGCGGATTGAGAAGGGGGGAATTGATGGCACTGGAATGGAAGGATATAGACTTCCAGAAGGGCACCCTGGAAGTACGCCGGGCTGCGCAGTACCTGCCGGGCAGGGGACAGTTCACGAAGGAACCAAAAACCGAAGAGTCCAGGCGGGTCGTTACGCTGCCGCCTTCGGTCATGTACCTGCTGAAGGAGTACAAGAGGCACCAGGCCCAGGAGAGGTTGAAGGTGGGGGACTTGTGGCAGGGGTCGGACAGGCTTTTCACAACCTGGGACGGCAGGCCAATGCATATTGACACCATCAGCAAATGGTTTCCCGCCTTCCTCAAAAGGCACAACCTGCCGCCGCTCCCGTTCCACGGCTTGAGGCACACGCACGCCAGCCTGTTGATAGGGCAGGGGGTCCACGCGAAAACCATTTCAGCCCGCCTGGGGCACTCCAACATCAGCACCACCATGGACATATACGGCCACGCATTAAAGAGTGCCGACAGGGAGGCAGCCGAGAAACTGGACGGCATCCTTGCCGGAAAGAGAAAACAGGGGCAGGCTTAA
- a CDS encoding ISNCY family transposase, producing the protein MKEMVTLSQTELKRMLVLQRVLEGQISTFEAALVLGLSERQVYRLKAKFQSQGPAALVHGNRGRKPVHAVPEETRQQVIQLAQTIYRGCNYTFLSELLCEREGITLSPSSVGRILKSAGIPSPRKHRPPKLHRRRQRKPQFGMLVLIDGSHHDWLEGRGPKLVLLLAVDDATSMILAALFSLTEDFEGYRRLLFDLVTRYGIPLAIYSDRHTLFFPPEKEVSLEQQLLGEVRPLTQIGRILNELGITHIPARSPQAKGRVERAFGTLQERLTVELRLAGACSLEEANEVLGRFIERYNRQFAVPPESSASAFRPVPAHLRLEHVFCWKERRVLNPGYTIQYQKQTYRVVNTKGVPVIPLRTVVEVHRLADGSLFVGWNGHIYPLEPIPASSLSPKNKEAGKKGGQSMGRKPAPDHPWRKPWKSSQINHGVSF; encoded by the coding sequence ATGAAGGAGATGGTTACCCTGTCACAGACGGAACTGAAGCGGATGCTGGTTTTGCAGCGGGTTCTGGAAGGTCAGATCTCAACCTTTGAAGCTGCCCTGGTATTAGGCTTAAGTGAACGTCAGGTATACAGGCTAAAGGCCAAATTCCAGTCGCAGGGGCCTGCTGCCCTCGTCCATGGGAACCGGGGCCGCAAGCCGGTTCACGCTGTTCCCGAGGAGACCCGGCAGCAGGTCATCCAACTCGCCCAAACCATTTACAGGGGGTGCAATTATACTTTTCTTAGCGAGTTGCTCTGCGAACGGGAAGGAATTACCTTGAGTCCTTCTTCAGTGGGTCGCATCCTGAAAAGCGCCGGCATTCCGAGCCCGCGGAAGCACCGTCCGCCTAAACTGCACCGCCGTCGTCAGCGGAAACCCCAGTTTGGGATGCTGGTCTTGATCGATGGTAGCCATCATGATTGGCTCGAGGGAAGGGGACCAAAACTGGTTTTGCTTTTGGCGGTGGACGACGCCACCAGTATGATTTTGGCCGCCCTTTTCAGTCTAACGGAAGATTTCGAAGGTTACCGGCGTCTTCTTTTCGACCTGGTTACCCGTTACGGTATTCCTCTGGCCATTTACTCTGACCGGCACACCCTTTTCTTCCCCCCGGAAAAGGAAGTATCCCTTGAGCAGCAGCTGCTGGGAGAGGTTCGGCCGCTGACCCAAATCGGCCGCATTTTAAATGAGTTGGGGATTACCCATATCCCCGCCCGCTCCCCCCAGGCAAAGGGGCGCGTTGAAAGGGCTTTTGGGACTCTTCAGGAACGCCTGACCGTTGAGCTTCGCCTGGCGGGGGCATGTTCCCTCGAAGAGGCCAACGAGGTCCTTGGACGTTTTATTGAACGTTACAACCGGCAGTTCGCGGTACCCCCGGAAAGCTCTGCGTCTGCCTTTCGCCCCGTTCCTGCCCACTTGCGTTTGGAGCATGTTTTTTGCTGGAAGGAGCGCCGGGTTTTGAACCCTGGCTACACCATTCAGTACCAGAAACAGACCTACAGGGTGGTGAATACCAAAGGTGTTCCGGTCATTCCTTTGCGCACGGTGGTGGAGGTGCACAGGCTCGCTGACGGCAGTCTCTTTGTTGGCTGGAACGGCCACATTTACCCCCTTGAACCGATTCCGGCGAGTTCCTTGTCACCGAAGAATAAAGAAGCTGGGAAAAAGGGCGGGCAGTCTATGGGCAGAAAACCCGCCCCCGACCACCCATGGCGCAAGCCATGGAAATCAAGTCAGATCAATCATGGCGTCAGTTTTTAG
- a CDS encoding helix-turn-helix domain-containing protein: MDFPKDGMPEFLRFPECQRWTVYNQYKIYTPTEAECITMSRDSGLTALTHFLQDEHVWVDPNSGISRIYNPFTEAPELFLEFAALGRTEQPRKDKILDFLYRYGDIFNEHGHQSLKIGQWNKGSNVTELHREARLCYYALRLYEGLFNNSTEALKTRVCDLLSHLIECSHIPIVVDNDENNGVKNGSYTDYLPLEVYIQRKLLSGQIIDTASFLLVNVINQKVHNMDMKSPILPICFYRFDYKNKKSLPAFYMTWVVPSLLQAIWLLFFLKITGQIEQEYRICPVCEEPIIKPRKNQLYHEGCRQVYHNRIKREVLRLWKEGKSIDEIAAETAIDTEKIKKWVKKGRV, from the coding sequence ATGGATTTTCCGAAGGACGGTATGCCGGAATTTTTGCGGTTTCCTGAATGCCAGAGGTGGACCGTATATAACCAATACAAAATTTACACACCTACAGAAGCGGAATGCATTACTATGTCCCGTGATTCAGGACTAACAGCATTGACTCATTTTTTACAGGATGAGCACGTTTGGGTTGATCCAAATAGTGGAATATCCCGTATCTATAACCCTTTTACTGAAGCTCCCGAATTGTTTTTGGAGTTTGCCGCTTTGGGAAGGACGGAACAGCCACGGAAAGATAAGATACTCGACTTCTTATATCGCTATGGGGATATTTTTAATGAACACGGACACCAATCGCTTAAAATAGGGCAATGGAACAAGGGAAGTAACGTTACTGAATTACACCGGGAAGCAAGGCTTTGTTATTACGCCCTAAGGCTATATGAAGGGCTTTTTAACAATAGTACGGAAGCACTCAAAACAAGAGTTTGCGATTTATTAAGTCATTTAATTGAGTGCAGCCATATACCCATAGTTGTTGATAATGATGAAAATAATGGTGTTAAAAACGGGAGTTATACTGATTATCTCCCGCTGGAAGTATATATTCAACGCAAACTTCTCTCCGGTCAAATTATCGATACGGCATCGTTTTTATTAGTTAATGTAATTAATCAAAAAGTCCATAACATGGACATGAAAAGCCCAATTTTACCCATCTGTTTCTATAGATTTGATTACAAAAACAAAAAATCTTTACCCGCTTTCTACATGACATGGGTAGTTCCGTCCCTATTGCAAGCCATATGGCTGCTTTTCTTTCTTAAGATCACCGGCCAGATTGAACAGGAATATCGTATATGCCCAGTGTGCGAAGAACCAATAATTAAGCCACGGAAGAACCAGCTCTACCATGAAGGTTGCCGGCAGGTATACCATAATAGAATCAAAAGGGAAGTCTTACGCCTATGGAAGGAAGGTAAATCAATAGACGAAATAGCCGCCGAAACAGCTATTGATACTGAAAAGATTAAAAAATGGGTAAAAAAAGGGAGGGTCTAA
- a CDS encoding phage/plasmid primase, P4 family encodes MRINEFLSLLNNVKKSGSGWTARCPAHDDEHNSLSVSEKDGKILLHCFAGCDIRAIVQALGLEMKDLFLNSAPYRGGPARGGGGITIESLAADKRLPVDFLRSLGVVQDSRFVKITYLLEDGSPAPRQRIRTALRAKDGSKWAKGDGKPVPYGLWRLAEAREAGYLVLVEGESDCWTLWYHGFPALGIPGADMTEKLKLEHVKDIPRLYVVREPDKGGDTFAAGIAKRLAGWKTWQGEAYEVRLTGAKDPNDLHKQNPDELKAKFQAALDAAEPLQLPAPVPEANKKTDEQPSGEHLTDLGNARRLVARYGQDLRYCHPWGKWLVWTGKGWKVDETGAVLRLAKETVRNIYAEAAAEPDEKARQRIVDHALRSESAGRIKAMVALAESEPGIPVLPAELDRDPWLLNVLNGTIDLRTGELRPHRREDMLTKIAPVEYDPQAKCPRWEQFLNEIMDGNRNLMGFLQRAVGMSLTGDTSEHVLFILHGSGRNGKSTFLNTLLALLGDYGMTAAPDLLMAKQNDRHPTELADLFGKRLVVSIESDEGRRLAESLIKQLTGGDKIKARRMREDFWEFSPSHKLWLATNHKPRVRGTDVAIWSRLKLIPFAVTFPEDKQDKQLAKKLLAELPGILRWAVEGCLTWQRDGLGVPEEVKAATESYRQEQDVLAAFLNECCIINPLAKVAARNLYKAYVDWCGENGEHPLAQRNFGMRLAERGFVSKKGTAGRYFWEGIGLRESGVSGPSGVISGINKSFYI; translated from the coding sequence GTGAGAATTAACGAATTTCTTAGCTTGCTTAATAACGTTAAGAAATCCGGCAGTGGCTGGACAGCCCGTTGCCCTGCGCATGATGACGAACATAATAGTTTAAGCGTTTCTGAAAAAGATGGAAAAATTTTATTGCATTGCTTCGCCGGGTGCGATATTAGAGCGATAGTCCAGGCGCTGGGGCTGGAGATGAAAGATTTGTTCTTGAATTCAGCACCGTACCGGGGCGGCCCGGCCAGGGGCGGCGGTGGCATCACTATCGAATCCCTGGCGGCGGACAAGAGGTTGCCGGTGGACTTTCTTCGATCCCTGGGTGTAGTGCAAGACAGCCGGTTCGTCAAAATCACGTATTTACTCGAAGATGGTTCCCCGGCCCCACGGCAGCGAATTCGGACCGCACTGCGGGCGAAAGACGGCAGCAAGTGGGCGAAGGGTGACGGGAAGCCGGTCCCCTATGGGCTGTGGCGGTTGGCCGAGGCCCGGGAGGCTGGTTATCTGGTGCTAGTGGAGGGGGAATCCGACTGCTGGACCCTCTGGTATCACGGGTTTCCGGCCCTGGGTATTCCGGGGGCTGACATGACCGAAAAGCTCAAGCTGGAACACGTCAAGGATATTCCCCGGCTTTATGTTGTACGTGAGCCAGACAAAGGCGGAGACACCTTTGCGGCAGGCATTGCAAAGCGCCTGGCCGGGTGGAAGACCTGGCAGGGTGAAGCGTATGAAGTACGTCTAACCGGGGCAAAGGACCCGAATGACTTGCATAAGCAGAACCCGGACGAGTTAAAAGCGAAGTTTCAAGCAGCTCTGGACGCGGCGGAACCCCTGCAGCTGCCCGCCCCCGTACCTGAAGCGAACAAAAAAACGGACGAGCAGCCGTCCGGTGAACACTTAACCGACCTGGGCAACGCCCGGCGGCTGGTGGCCCGGTACGGCCAGGACCTGCGTTATTGCCACCCGTGGGGGAAGTGGCTGGTCTGGACAGGCAAAGGGTGGAAAGTAGATGAGACCGGGGCGGTGCTGCGGTTGGCAAAGGAGACCGTCAGGAACATTTACGCTGAAGCGGCTGCAGAACCGGACGAGAAGGCACGGCAGCGAATAGTCGACCACGCCCTGCGATCCGAATCGGCAGGAAGAATCAAAGCAATGGTCGCCCTGGCTGAAAGCGAACCCGGTATACCTGTCCTGCCGGCTGAACTGGACCGGGACCCGTGGCTGCTGAACGTTCTGAACGGAACCATTGACCTGCGGACCGGGGAACTGCGGCCACACCGGCGGGAAGACATGCTGACGAAAATAGCGCCGGTGGAGTATGACCCGCAGGCAAAATGCCCACGGTGGGAGCAATTTCTCAACGAAATCATGGACGGGAACCGGAACCTCATGGGCTTTTTGCAGCGGGCGGTGGGTATGAGCCTTACTGGAGATACCTCGGAGCATGTGTTGTTCATTCTCCACGGCAGCGGGCGCAACGGCAAAAGCACTTTCTTAAATACCCTACTCGCACTCCTGGGCGATTACGGCATGACTGCAGCCCCAGATTTGCTCATGGCGAAGCAGAATGACCGCCACCCAACAGAATTAGCTGACTTATTTGGGAAACGACTGGTGGTATCAATCGAAAGCGACGAGGGGCGGCGGCTGGCAGAGTCACTTATCAAACAACTGACGGGCGGCGACAAGATCAAAGCCCGGCGGATGCGCGAAGATTTCTGGGAATTCTCGCCGAGCCACAAGCTGTGGCTGGCGACAAATCACAAGCCCCGGGTGCGCGGGACGGATGTAGCGATATGGTCACGGTTGAAACTAATACCATTCGCTGTTACTTTCCCCGAGGACAAGCAAGATAAACAGTTAGCTAAGAAGCTGCTGGCCGAGCTGCCGGGGATTTTGCGCTGGGCGGTAGAAGGATGCCTGACCTGGCAGCGGGACGGCTTGGGGGTGCCGGAAGAAGTAAAAGCAGCTACTGAAAGCTATCGACAAGAGCAGGACGTGCTGGCCGCATTTCTTAATGAATGCTGCATAATCAATCCACTGGCTAAAGTGGCCGCGAGAAACTTATATAAAGCCTATGTCGATTGGTGCGGAGAAAACGGAGAACACCCGCTTGCGCAGCGGAATTTCGGAATGCGGTTAGCAGAGCGGGGGTTTGTGTCCAAAAAAGGTACTGCGGGGAGGTACTTCTGGGAAGGTATCGGGCTGCGGGAAAGTGGAGTAAGTGGACCAAGTGGAGTAATTTCCGGTATAAACAAAAGTTTCTATATATAA
- a CDS encoding alpha/beta fold hydrolase, which produces MPKNKEPRQTILFIHGAGGSHHHWLYQLNGLKEDYLVLAVDLPGHGQSQGKASDAIAAYRQFVYAFAERLIGHPFFLVGHSMGGAITLDFARCYPEKLAGMVLIGTGARLRVLPTLLETFQRGEYYAELIQLAYGKNAPPALLEAARREMESVSPSVYLADFTACNGFDLMDVLPFIEVPALVIAADQDLLTPVKYGQYLQQKLPRAHLEIIHGAGHMMMLEQPGELNAAIKRFLEKYSAI; this is translated from the coding sequence ATGCCCAAAAACAAGGAACCAAGGCAAACCATCCTTTTTATCCACGGAGCAGGGGGAAGTCACCACCACTGGCTTTACCAACTCAACGGTTTAAAAGAAGACTACCTGGTGCTGGCCGTGGATCTACCCGGCCACGGCCAGTCGCAGGGAAAAGCATCCGATGCTATTGCCGCTTACCGCCAATTTGTTTATGCTTTTGCGGAAAGACTAATTGGTCATCCATTTTTCCTGGTCGGACATTCTATGGGAGGGGCAATCACCCTGGATTTTGCCCGCTGTTATCCAGAGAAACTGGCCGGGATGGTCTTGATTGGAACTGGTGCCCGCCTGCGAGTGCTACCGACTTTGCTGGAGACCTTCCAAAGGGGGGAATACTATGCTGAGCTGATCCAACTGGCTTACGGCAAAAACGCGCCCCCGGCCCTGCTGGAAGCTGCCCGCAGGGAAATGGAATCTGTTTCACCTTCGGTATACCTGGCCGACTTTACGGCCTGTAACGGCTTTGACTTGATGGATGTCCTGCCTTTTATCGAAGTTCCCGCCCTGGTTATTGCCGCCGACCAGGACCTGCTCACGCCGGTCAAGTACGGCCAGTACCTGCAACAGAAACTGCCCCGGGCCCATTTGGAGATTATTCACGGAGCCGGTCATATGATGATGCTGGAACAACCAGGGGAGCTAAACGCAGCAATAAAACGATTCTTAGAAAAATACAGCGCCATTTGA
- a CDS encoding UPF0182 family membrane protein — translation MGIALRFSKTLLILGLLIILALIYWGAGFYTDWLWFKSLNFEKLFLTILLSKWAVGLVAGLTVFLVIFINLLFTRGPLSKAAETKPISDGDIVTLYQPPWSRYVQSKKLTAVMAFLSLIPAFLTALAVTDNWNIVQQFLHSTPFNLKDPIFHRDVGFYVFQLPFYHFIYRLLLWTSVLSLLAVSGIYALIGGTVQHGWKSIFRFEQAKYHLSGLAAAFFLLRAWGYHLDQYMLLYSERGVVYGPGYTDIHANLLAYKVLFVLALACTAIILLNMFLSRFRLVLYTIGFLVVGSIVLGSIYPAAVQKFIVVPNEMNREKPYIENAIKFTRLAYKLDSIERKSFPAGRELTAQDLKNNQDTINNIRLWDYRPLQQTYSQLQEMRLYYQLKNIDIDRYIIDGRYRQVMVAARELNQSQLPPQAQTWVNLHLKYTHGYGIVMSPVNEVTREGLPRFLIKDIPPATHTDLKIERPEIYFGEVTDNYVIVNTKSPEFDYPKGDENAWSTYQGNKGVKVGSLVRRLLFAISFGDYRLLLSGDITNESQVLYYRNIYERVPKLVPFLTYDRDPYIVLANGKLYWMWDAYTTTNMFPYAEPYNHRLNYIRNAVKVVVDAYDGSVDFYIADKDDPIIQTYSKIFPGVFRPLAEMPEALRAHIRYPEDLFMIQAQKYAIYHMEDYRIFYNKEDKWDRPTEIVEDKEELMEAYYIITRLPGEKEPEYIQILPFIPQNKKNMVAWLAGRSDGPNYGRLLVYEFPKQELVYGPMQIEARINQDTTISQQLSLWDQRGSRVFRGNLLVIPVKDSLLYVEPLYLQAEQSKMPELRRVIVVHGDQVVMEPTLEEALKRIFSDGKGETGQTTPGAQPATGDQSVAELAREASRLYDQAMERLRGGDWAGYGESLQQLKRVLNELTARTKE, via the coding sequence TTGGGGATAGCTTTAAGATTTTCTAAAACATTGTTAATTTTAGGTCTCTTGATCATCCTGGCCCTGATATACTGGGGAGCGGGTTTTTATACTGACTGGTTGTGGTTTAAATCCTTAAATTTTGAAAAATTGTTTCTAACGATTTTGCTCTCAAAGTGGGCGGTAGGTCTGGTTGCTGGGTTAACGGTCTTTCTGGTCATTTTTATTAACCTATTATTTACCCGCGGCCCGCTGAGTAAAGCAGCCGAGACCAAGCCGATCAGCGATGGCGACATAGTCACCCTTTACCAGCCTCCCTGGAGCAGGTATGTTCAATCAAAGAAATTAACCGCGGTCATGGCCTTTTTAAGTCTTATTCCAGCTTTTCTGACCGCCCTGGCTGTAACCGATAATTGGAATATAGTCCAGCAGTTTCTGCACAGCACCCCCTTTAACCTGAAAGATCCCATTTTCCATCGTGATGTAGGTTTTTACGTTTTTCAGTTGCCCTTTTACCACTTTATCTACCGGCTTTTATTGTGGACCAGTGTGCTCAGCTTGCTGGCCGTAAGCGGCATCTATGCCCTGATTGGTGGCACCGTTCAACACGGCTGGAAAAGCATCTTTCGTTTTGAACAGGCCAAATATCACCTGTCGGGCCTGGCGGCGGCATTTTTTCTCCTGCGTGCCTGGGGGTATCACCTGGATCAATACATGTTGCTTTATTCCGAGCGAGGAGTAGTCTATGGCCCCGGCTATACCGATATTCACGCTAACCTGCTGGCTTATAAAGTCCTGTTTGTCCTGGCCCTGGCCTGTACAGCAATTATACTATTGAATATGTTTCTTTCTCGCTTCCGTCTTGTTCTTTATACGATCGGTTTTCTGGTCGTTGGCTCTATAGTCCTGGGAAGTATTTATCCTGCCGCGGTCCAAAAATTTATTGTCGTTCCCAACGAGATGAACCGGGAAAAACCTTATATTGAAAATGCGATTAAATTCACCCGCCTGGCCTATAAACTGGATAGTATCGAAAGAAAGTCCTTTCCTGCCGGCCGGGAGTTAACCGCGCAAGATCTGAAGAATAACCAGGATACCATTAACAACATCCGGCTTTGGGATTACCGCCCCCTGCAGCAAACCTACAGCCAGTTGCAGGAAATGCGTCTCTATTACCAGCTGAAAAATATTGATATTGACCGCTATATCATCGATGGACGTTACCGCCAGGTGATGGTGGCAGCAAGGGAATTAAATCAAAGCCAGTTGCCCCCTCAGGCGCAAACCTGGGTAAACCTGCACCTAAAATATACCCATGGGTACGGTATTGTCATGAGCCCGGTCAATGAGGTAACCAGGGAAGGTTTACCACGTTTCCTCATCAAAGATATTCCTCCCGCCACCCATACGGACCTGAAAATCGAACGCCCGGAAATTTATTTTGGTGAGGTCACGGATAATTATGTAATCGTCAATACCAAGAGCCCCGAATTTGACTACCCCAAGGGAGATGAAAATGCCTGGAGTACCTACCAGGGGAATAAAGGCGTCAAAGTTGGCTCCCTGGTACGGCGACTGCTATTTGCCATCTCCTTCGGGGACTACCGGTTGCTTCTTTCCGGAGATATCACTAATGAAAGCCAGGTGCTTTATTACCGCAATATCTATGAACGCGTACCTAAGCTGGTACCTTTCCTGACCTACGACAGAGATCCCTACATTGTACTGGCCAACGGCAAGCTGTACTGGATGTGGGATGCCTATACAACCACCAACATGTTCCCTTATGCAGAACCCTATAACCACCGATTGAACTACATCCGCAATGCAGTGAAGGTAGTGGTTGATGCCTACGATGGAAGCGTTGATTTTTATATTGCTGACAAGGATGATCCCATAATCCAAACCTACAGCAAAATATTCCCGGGTGTCTTCCGTCCCCTTGCCGAAATGCCTGAAGCCCTGAGGGCTCACATCCGTTATCCCGAGGACCTCTTTATGATCCAGGCACAAAAATATGCTATTTATCACATGGAGGACTACCGGATCTTTTACAATAAAGAAGATAAATGGGATAGACCCACTGAGATAGTTGAAGACAAGGAAGAGCTTATGGAGGCCTATTACATTATCACCAGGCTGCCCGGGGAAAAAGAGCCCGAATATATACAGATCCTGCCCTTTATTCCCCAAAATAAAAAGAATATGGTGGCCTGGCTGGCAGGCAGGTCGGACGGCCCCAATTACGGCCGGTTGCTGGTATACGAGTTTCCCAAACAGGAACTGGTGTACGGCCCCATGCAAATTGAAGCGCGCATTAACCAGGACACCACCATCTCGCAGCAACTCTCCCTGTGGGACCAGCGGGGTTCCCGGGTCTTCCGGGGTAACCTCCTGGTGATACCGGTCAAGGACTCACTGTTGTACGTGGAGCCGCTGTACCTGCAGGCAGAACAAAGCAAAATGCCCGAACTGCGCCGGGTAATTGTAGTCCACGGCGATCAGGTGGTCATGGAACCAACCTTAGAGGAGGCACTAAAGCGCATCTTCTCCGATGGCAAAGGGGAAACGGGCCAAACCACACCGGGAGCGCAACCAGCCACCGGTGACCAGTCAGTGGCTGAATTGGCACGGGAGGCCAGCAGACTTTACGATCAGGCCATGGAAAGGCTCAGAGGTGGGGACTGGGCAGGTTATGGCGAATCTTTGCAACAGTTAAAACGTGTTTTAAACGAACTAACTGCACGAACAAAGGAATAA
- a CDS encoding helix-turn-helix domain-containing protein, with translation MLRLSGFKLARMKAGLTQLELARRLGCSESLIAKWETGRGKPTPERLEQLCKVLNCKPEDLLREAV, from the coding sequence ATGCTGCGATTAAGTGGATTCAAGCTGGCCCGGATGAAGGCAGGACTAACCCAGTTAGAGTTGGCCCGACGGCTGGGCTGCAGTGAATCTTTGATCGCCAAGTGGGAAACCGGACGGGGAAAGCCAACCCCGGAAAGGTTGGAACAACTGTGCAAGGTACTGAACTGCAAGCCGGAGGACTTATTGCGGGAGGCGGTATGA
- a CDS encoding helix-turn-helix domain-containing protein — protein MMQSLRETITAEEAARIIGVSEWTVYDLARRRVIPHIRVGRRVLFRRTSILAWLEQQEQASMQREPELDQGKIRRLK, from the coding sequence ATGATGCAGTCCCTGCGGGAAACAATCACGGCTGAAGAAGCGGCGAGAATTATTGGGGTATCAGAGTGGACCGTCTACGACCTGGCCCGCCGGAGGGTGATTCCTCACATTCGCGTGGGGCGGCGGGTGTTGTTCCGGCGAACGAGCATACTGGCCTGGCTTGAGCAACAAGAGCAGGCCAGCATGCAGCGGGAGCCGGAGCTGGACCAGGGGAAAATCCGGCGGTTGAAATAA